The Cloacibacterium caeni region TCTAGCAATTAAACCTAAATTATTTTCATCTATATTGAACTTATAAACGGCATACGTTTGTACTTTACCATTATCAAAAGCATTATATTGTTTTGGAAATAATTTCAAATCTGAACTATCAATTTTATTCCCGAAAAATTCGAAATTTTCATTATAAATTTCTTCTCCAGAATATACTTTAAGCGTATCAAAATCTACAGTTTTAAATTGGTCTAAAAATTTTTGATTTTTACTTACCCAAATTTTTGTTTCTGTTACTTTTTCTTTTTTAATTTCAGTTTTTGAAACTTCTTTTTTACAAGAAACTAAACTTAAAAAGGTTAAAATTGCTATTAGTTTTTTCATAAAATCCATTTCCTCAAATTTACAAAAATCATCGTAACGATTTTACAACTTTACAATTCAACGACTTTACATTATCTTTGCATTGTGCAAGTAACCAAAGAAAATTTACAAGAATTAGAATTCCCGAAATTGCTCGCGGAAATTTCTCCTTATGCGTATTCGCCGAAAGTGGCAGAAAAAATCCTTCATCTCAAACTTTTAAAAATAGATGAAGCAGAAATTACTTTGAAAAAAACTGCCGAATATCTCACAAGTTATGAGAGTTCAAACGCAATTCCATTTAGTGAATACGAAGATATAGAAGCAGAACTCAAGGTAATGCACATCGAAAATTTCAGGTTAGAAAACGCTGCTTTTATCAAGATTAAAAACCTCACCGAACAAATCGGGAAATTGCAGAAATTCTTTCCCGTGCTTGCCGAAACTTTCCCTATTTTATTGGAAGAAGTGTTGCAATTGGATTTCAAGAAAGAAATTGTAGATAAAATCGACAAAGTTTTTAATCGTTTTGGCGAAGTAAAATCTGAAGCTTCACCCATTTTAAAATCTTTGAGAACCGAAATTCAGCACGCTAAAAAACATATTCAAGAGAATTTTAGCAAAACGCTTTCTCATCTTTCTTCCACAGATTTTTTAGATGAAATTAAAGAAACGGTGATTGATGACCAAAGAGTTTTGGCAGTAAAATCTGGTTTCAAAAAACGTGTTCCCGGTAGAGTTTTAGGCGTTTCTAAAACAGGTTCTATCACTTACATTCAGCCAGAAAGTGTTTCTAGACATTACTTTAAACTTCGTGAAGCGGAAGAAGAAGAAAAGAAAGAAGTGGATAAAATTCTGCGAAAACTTACGGCAGAAATTGCCATTTTCGCTCCAGAATTAGAAGAATATCAAAAATATATTTTCGATTTAGATATTACGAGAGCAAAAGCCAAATTTGCTGAAAAAATTGGCGGTGTTTTGCCCAAAATCAATCGTCATAAAACCATGAGATTGGTCAACGCATTTCACCCATTGCTTTTATTGAGAAACCGAGAAGAAAAAAAGGAAATCTATCCGCAAACATTGACTTTGACGGAGCATAACCGAATTCTCTGTATTTCTGGACCAAATGCTGGTGGAAAATCGATCACGCTGAAAACCGTTGGTTTGCTTCAATTGATGATTCAGAGCGGAATTTTGGTTCCTGTTCATCCGAAATCTGAAATGTTCTTTTTTGAAAAAATTAGAACGGATATTGGTGACAATCAATCTATTGAAAACCATCTTTCTACCTACAGTTCTCGACTCAAAAAAATGTCTGGAATTATCAGAGAAGCTGATGATAAAACGTTGCTTCTGATTGATGAATTCGGGACGGGTTCTGATCCAGAATTAGGTGGCGCTTTAGCAGAAAGTTTTCTGGAATTTTTCTACGAAAAAAAATCTTTCGCGATTATTACCACGCATTATACCAACATTAAATTGGTGGTAGAACAATTGCCCAATGCAACCAATGCGGCGATGCTTTTCGATGAATATTCATTGGAACCTTTGTATAAATTAGAAGTGGGACAAGCTGGAAGTTCTTTCACTTTTGAAGTGGCAGAAAAAAATAGAATTCCAAGATTTATCATTAAAAATGCTCGTTCTAAAGTAGAAAAAGACGTGGTAAATCTCGATAAAACCATCGTGAAATTGCAACAAGAAAAATTTGAGGTTGAAAAACTGAAATCTAACCTTGTTGAGCAAAAAGAATCAGTAGAAGATAAACGAGAAAATCTGCAAAAACTGAACGAACAGCTTCAACAAAAACTCTATAATTTTCAAAGATTATATGAAGAAGAACACCGTAAATTACAGTTCGGAAATAAGATAGAAGCCTTTATTGATGGTTATCTGAAAGGAAAATCAAGAAAAGATATCGTAAAGGATTTTGTGAAAATTTTGGAACAGGAAAAATTCCGAAAACTCGGTTCAGACAAAGCAGAATCAGAAAAACTGAAAGTTACCAAACGAAAAGTAGAACAACAACTCAAGAAGGAAAATATACAAGTTCAAATTGCAGAAACCAACCAAAAATTGGAAGAAAAAACGCAAAAAGAACGCGCCGTTTGGATGAAAGTTGGTCAACGTGTAAGAATTGCAGGTTCTACCTCTGTGGGAACCATAGAAACCATTCACAAAAACGGAAAAGTAACCGTGAATTACGGACTTTTTAAAACACAAATTTCTCAAGACGAATTGGAGAGAATTTAAAATTTAACTCCAAAAATTGATACTAAACTTGAAATCAACGATAAAAAATTTGACCAAAAACTCATTTTATCGGTTTTGGGTTGTTCATTATTATTTGTAATGTTTACTTCATTTTGATTTCCATGAATATTTATATTATACATCATATGATGATTTATTTTTTCAAATTCTCTAATATAAATTTCATAACCTAACCTTCTTGCTTCCAAACCTTTATTGGTTATTTGAAAACACTTCAGACCTTTGTAATCAAAACTATTCTCAAATAAATTTTTTTCAATTAAAAAATTTTTTGCTTCCCTCTCTTTATCAGAATCGCATTTTGTAAATCTAATATAGTTTTGTTTTAGTAAATCGTTGTATAAATCATTCATAACAAAAATTTCTTGTTATCTCTAATATAAGAAATTTTTGATAAAAAAACAAATTCTAGCTATATTTGAAGAACTATTTTTCTCTAATTATTTATTTCTGTTTTGAAATCAAACACCATCAAAAATCGTGATTTACAAATTGCTATTGCAGTATTTTTGGCGGGATTGTCATGTTTTGGATTGGTGTATTATTATCAAGCGTTGCTTCCTGATTTGGTAGAATATTTCAAAATCAATAAAGCCAAAAGCAGTTTTGCAGTTTCTTCGGCGACTTTGGGAATGGCTCTTGGTTTGATTACTTCCACTTTCGTAGCAGACCGATACAGCCGAAAAAAAGTCATCGGATATTGTTTATTTGCATCAGCAGTTTTAGCTTTTACTTCTTCATTTTCTGAAAATTTCAATGTGTTAATTGCGCTCAATTTCCTGAAAGGATTTTTGCTTTCTGGTGCTACTTCGGTTTGTTTGGCTTACATCGCAGAAGAAGTCTCAGAAAACAGAAAATTGAGAATTACAGGATTTTACATTGCAGGAAATGCAGTGGGCGGAATGGTAGGAAGAGTTATTTCATCTCAGGTTTCACATTATAAATCTTGGCAATTTGCTTCAGAATTTATTGGAATTTGGTGTCTTATTTTTGCGATTTTATTTTTTATACTCGCTCCTAAATCACAAAATTTCAAACCAAAGAAAGAATCTTTTAAAACTTTAATAGAACCGAATTTCAAGCTCATTACTCACCCAAAATTATTACCTTTTTACATGACAGGATTTCTTTTGCTAGGAACATTTGTCAGCTTGTACAATTACATGGCTTTTTTCTTGGTCAAAGCACCATTTAACATTTCCAGAAGTTGGATTTCTTATGTTTACGTGCTTTATATTTCAGGGGTTTTTGGTTCCATGAATGTCAGTTTTTGGGAAAGAAAACTCAAAAATTCTGAAAATGTTTTAAAAACCATGAGTTTAGTAGGAATTCTAGGAATTCTCCTCTTTTTCCTGCAAAATACAATAGCTGTGATTGTAGGATTGGCAGTTTTCACGTACAGCTTTTTTGTAGCGCATACGGTTTGTAGTAAATCGGTAGGGAATTTTTCAAAAGATAAAAGAACCGTGACGATTGCATTTTACTTGTTGCTCTATTACATTGGCGCAAGTACTTTAGGAAGTTTCAGCGGTGTGATTTTACAGAAATTAGATTGGCGAATTTTCTTGGTTTCTCTCACCTTTATCTTCGGAATTATTTATTTGATTTTTGCCTTTAAAAAAGAAAAAATCGAACCTTAAAAAAGATTCGATTTTTAAAATTTTATTATTTATTTTTTTGAAACGCAAAGGTTTAATAAAAAATTGTTCATCATTTCAGTGAGCAAAGTTTAACGAATTAATTCGTTTTTTAAGCGAACGCTTCATCTTTTTAAATCTAAGATTTTATTAAATTTTATTTAATCAATCCTAATTCTACTAATCTTTCGTGCAAGAATTCTCCAGCAGTCGTGTCTTCGTATAATTTAGGATGGTCTTCGTCAATACAATTTTCTAAACAGTTTAGCGGCATTTCGCTTACTGGATGCATGAAAAACGGAATAGAATATCTAGAAGTTCCCCATAATTCTCTCTCTGGATTTACCACTTGGTGAATCGTAGATTTCAGTTTATTATTGGTGTGTCTAGAAAGCATATCGCCCACATTAATCATCAATTCGTCTGGTTGCGCAATTGCATCTACCCAATTTCCTTCGTGGTCTCTTACTTGCAATCCTTTTCCGTGAGCTCCAATTAAAAGAGTTATTAAATTAATATCACCATGAGCTGCTGCTCTTACTGCATCTTTTGGCTCTTCCATAATCGGTGGATAGTGAATTGGTCTAAGAATGCTGTTTCCTTCTGCTACGAATTTATCGAAATAAAACTCATCTAAACCTACATATAATGCTAAAGCTCTCAATACATAAATTCCGGTTTTTTCTAGCATTTTATAGGCTTCTTTTCCTACTTTGTTAAATTCTGGCGCTTCTACAACTTCTACATTTTCTGGATATTCTGCTAAATATTTAGAACCTTCTGGTAAATACTGTCCGAAATGCCAAAACTCTTTTAAATCAGCTGCTTTGAAGCCTTTTGCAGTTTCTTTTCCGAAACCTACATAACCTCTTTGACCGCCAATTCCAGGAATTTCGTATTTTGATTTTACTTCTATAGGAAGGCTAAAGAAGTTTTTGATTTCGGCGTACAATTGGTCTACTAAATTTTGGTCTAAGAAATGACCTTTAAGCGCTACGAAGCCTATTTCTTCGTATGCTTTACCAATTTCGTTTACAAATTTTTGTTTTCTTGTTTCGTCTCCCGAAAGAAAATCGCGTAAATCTACGCTAGGAATTTTATTCATTTTTAAATAATTAATCGTTAATCACCGGGATGCAAAATAAAGAAATTTATTGAATAAGTGCTATAAAAGTTTTCCTTCGCCAAAAGCCTTTCTAATCAGCACATCAAAGGTATCAAGCATATCTTCTGAAGCCAATTCTATTCTCGGGCGAAGCATTTTTTGCACCTTCTCAAACTCTACTCCTGCTTCTATCCAACTCAAACCATTGTTAAAACAATTCATCACAAAAGGAATCATTCTGTCTACAGCACTTGCAAAAATGGCGGTTTCTGTTTCTCCAGCTTCGAATTCTAACCAAAGGTTCATAAATTCTGATTTCATAGGTTCTGCCAAAATCCCAAAAATTCTTTCAGCAGAAGCCAGTTCACGCTCAAATTTTCCTTCATTTGCTTTTTCATCATAGAAAAATGTATCTCCTGCATCAATTTCTACCACATCATGTATAGAAAGCATCTTAATCACTCTTCCTAAATCTATTTTTTCTTTGTTTCGAGCATAGGGAAAAAGTATCTGCGCAAAAACAATGACTTGCCATGAATGTTCTGCTGTATTTTCTCTTCTAGAATTGTCATGATTAAAATTTCTACGGATTACGTTTTTGAGTTGGTCTAAAGTAAGGATGAACTCTATCTCTTTTTCTAAGTACATTTTCTAATTTTTTACAAATTTAAGTCAAATAAAAATAACGGATTTTATTTCGATTATAATGACAAAAGTCATTGAGGTTGTGTAATATAAGTTACACAAGTCCATTTTGTGCTGATGTAAATTTGTACAAGAAAATTAAGAATTACTCATTCTTATAAAGTTAGAAAATATGAAAAACTTAGTAATCTTAGGAGCAGGAACCGCCGGAACCATGATGGCGAATCACCTAGTAAAAAAACTGAATAAAAAAGATTGGCAAATTACTTTGGTAGACCAATTTAAGTCTCATTACTATCAGCCAGGATTTTTATTTATTCCTTTTGGAACTTATCAACCAGAAGATGTAAAAAGAACGATTGATGAATTTTTACCAAAAGGAATTCAACTTATTCGTGAAAAAATCGACAGAATAGATAAAGATACAGATACCGTTATTTTAGAAAACGGAAGAAATGTAAAATATGACATTCTCATCATTGCTACAGGTTGTAAAATCGCTCCAGAAGAAGTTCCGGGCATGAAAGGTGACACTTGGCAAAAAAATATTTTCGATTTCTACACTTTCGAGGGAAGTTGTGCTTTGGCTAAAAAATTAGAAACTTGGCCAGGAGGAAAATTAGTGGTTCACATTACTGAAATGCCAATTAAATGTCCTGTTGCTCCGCTAGAATTTGCTTTTTTAGCAGATGATTACTTCACCAAAAAAGGAATGAGAGACAAAGTAGAAATTTCTTACGTTACTCCACTTTCTGGTGCATTTACTAAAGAAAAATGCACCAAAGCTTTAGAATATCTATTAAAAGATAAAAACATCAAGATTGTTCCAGATTTCGCAGTAGAACATATAGAAGGAGAAAACGGAAAAATGTTCGATTACGGTGGCGAAGTGGTAGATTTTGACTTATTAGTTACCATTCCAACCAATATGGGAGACGAATGTATTCTTCGTTCAGGTTTTGGAGATGATCTAAACTACGTTCCTACTGATAAAAACACCTTACAAAGTAAAGTAAAAGAAAACATCTTCGTAATCGGTGATGCAACGAATGTTCCTGCTTCTAAAGCTGGTTCTGTAGCGCATTTCGAAGCCGAAATTCTTACTGAAAATATTCTAAAATATATAGAAGGGAAACCACTCAATCCAGAATTTGACGGTCACGCCAATTGTTTCATAGAAACAGGAAAAGGAAAAGCATTACTGATAGATTTCAATTATGATGTAGAACCATTAAAAGGAAAATTCCCATTCGCTGGAATCGGTCCGCTAAATTTATTAGAAGAAAGTGCTTTTAACCACTTTGGAAAAATGGCTTTCAAATGGGTGTATTGGAATATGCTTCTTCCTGCTAGAAAAATACCTTTCGTAACGCCTACAATGAGCAGAGCAGGAAAGAAATTTGACAAAGAAACAGTATAAAAGTGAATAGTGAATTCGCTGGGCTGTGAACGGTGAATTTCTAAAATTTAAAAAAAATTAACAAAAAAATATTATCAAAATGGAAAAAACTTATGCAGGTTTTACAATCAATGTAAACGACGAGGGATACCTTACAGACATGAACCAATGGAATCACGAAGTAGCTAAAGAAATGGCTAAAGAAGACGGTTTAGAACTAGGAAACAGACATTTCGACGTGTTAGAATATTTAAGAGACCAACAGAAAAAAGATGTAGCATTAACCATAAGAGGCGTAGGAAAATCTGGCGTAGTAGATATTAAAGAATTCTATGAATTGTTCCCAAAAGGACCACTTAAAATCTCTAGTAGATTGGCAGGAATTTCTAAACCAAAATCTTGTATTTAAATAGATTATAAGATTTAAGATGTGAGATTCAAGATTAAAAAACACTTTAATTTTAAATTTTTTGAACCAAAATTTCTTTCATCTCATATCTAACTTCTAATATCTCAAATCTAATATTTAAAATAAAAAATATGGAAACTACATTATTAAAAAATCCATTAGCAGATTTAGATAAATCTCTAAAACCTATAGAAAAAGTAATGGTAATTATTTCTAAAGGAACTTTAGAAAGTGTTTACGCAGGTTTTATTTTGGCAAACGGCGCGAGAATGGAAGGCATGGAAGCAGAAATTTTCTTTACTTTCTTCGGACTAGATGCTGTAATTAAGGACAGACTAAAAGACATTCATGTGGCTACAGTAGGAAATCCTGCAATGCACATGCCTACCATGTTAGGCGGTTTACCAGGAATGGAAGCTCTGGCTACCAAAATGATGAAATCTAAAATGGAAAAATTAGACATTCCGCCAATTGATGAATTTCTAGAAATTTTATCAGCTTCTGGTTGCAGACTTTGGGTTTGTAAATTGGCTTTTGAAATGTTTGATTTAAAAGAAGAAGACTTAACTCCAGAAGTGGAAGGCATCTTAACTGTAGGTGATTTCTACGCAAGAGCAGCTGGAGAAGGCACTCAAATTATTTTTATCTAAATAAAAACTTTTGTGTTGAAAAAATCCCCACCGAGAAATTGGTGGGAATTTTTATTTTTTCTAAATCAAAAAACCTCCCAAATTCGGGAGGTTTTCATTTTCAATTTTCAACTTTCAATTTTCAATTAAAAAGTCGGTTG contains the following coding sequences:
- a CDS encoding TusE/DsrC/DsvC family sulfur relay protein, whose protein sequence is MEKTYAGFTINVNDEGYLTDMNQWNHEVAKEMAKEDGLELGNRHFDVLEYLRDQQKKDVALTIRGVGKSGVVDIKEFYELFPKGPLKISSRLAGISKPKSCI
- a CDS encoding HD domain-containing protein codes for the protein MYLEKEIEFILTLDQLKNVIRRNFNHDNSRRENTAEHSWQVIVFAQILFPYARNKEKIDLGRVIKMLSIHDVVEIDAGDTFFYDEKANEGKFERELASAERIFGILAEPMKSEFMNLWLEFEAGETETAIFASAVDRMIPFVMNCFNNGLSWIEAGVEFEKVQKMLRPRIELASEDMLDTFDVLIRKAFGEGKLL
- a CDS encoding MFS transporter; the encoded protein is MKSNTIKNRDLQIAIAVFLAGLSCFGLVYYYQALLPDLVEYFKINKAKSSFAVSSATLGMALGLITSTFVADRYSRKKVIGYCLFASAVLAFTSSFSENFNVLIALNFLKGFLLSGATSVCLAYIAEEVSENRKLRITGFYIAGNAVGGMVGRVISSQVSHYKSWQFASEFIGIWCLIFAILFFILAPKSQNFKPKKESFKTLIEPNFKLITHPKLLPFYMTGFLLLGTFVSLYNYMAFFLVKAPFNISRSWISYVYVLYISGVFGSMNVSFWERKLKNSENVLKTMSLVGILGILLFFLQNTIAVIVGLAVFTYSFFVAHTVCSKSVGNFSKDKRTVTIAFYLLLYYIGASTLGSFSGVILQKLDWRIFLVSLTFIFGIIYLIFAFKKEKIEP
- a CDS encoding DsrE/DsrF/DrsH-like family protein translates to METTLLKNPLADLDKSLKPIEKVMVIISKGTLESVYAGFILANGARMEGMEAEIFFTFFGLDAVIKDRLKDIHVATVGNPAMHMPTMLGGLPGMEALATKMMKSKMEKLDIPPIDEFLEILSASGCRLWVCKLAFEMFDLKEEDLTPEVEGILTVGDFYARAAGEGTQIIFI
- the sqr gene encoding type III sulfide quinone reductase, selenoprotein subtype, whose amino-acid sequence is MKNLVILGAGTAGTMMANHLVKKLNKKDWQITLVDQFKSHYYQPGFLFIPFGTYQPEDVKRTIDEFLPKGIQLIREKIDRIDKDTDTVILENGRNVKYDILIIATGCKIAPEEVPGMKGDTWQKNIFDFYTFEGSCALAKKLETWPGGKLVVHITEMPIKCPVAPLEFAFLADDYFTKKGMRDKVEISYVTPLSGAFTKEKCTKALEYLLKDKNIKIVPDFAVEHIEGENGKMFDYGGEVVDFDLLVTIPTNMGDECILRSGFGDDLNYVPTDKNTLQSKVKENIFVIGDATNVPASKAGSVAHFEAEILTENILKYIEGKPLNPEFDGHANCFIETGKGKALLIDFNYDVEPLKGKFPFAGIGPLNLLEESAFNHFGKMAFKWVYWNMLLPARKIPFVTPTMSRAGKKFDKETV
- a CDS encoding isopenicillin N synthase family dioxygenase, giving the protein MNKIPSVDLRDFLSGDETRKQKFVNEIGKAYEEIGFVALKGHFLDQNLVDQLYAEIKNFFSLPIEVKSKYEIPGIGGQRGYVGFGKETAKGFKAADLKEFWHFGQYLPEGSKYLAEYPENVEVVEAPEFNKVGKEAYKMLEKTGIYVLRALALYVGLDEFYFDKFVAEGNSILRPIHYPPIMEEPKDAVRAAAHGDINLITLLIGAHGKGLQVRDHEGNWVDAIAQPDELMINVGDMLSRHTNNKLKSTIHQVVNPERELWGTSRYSIPFFMHPVSEMPLNCLENCIDEDHPKLYEDTTAGEFLHERLVELGLIK
- a CDS encoding endonuclease MutS2, with the translated sequence MQVTKENLQELEFPKLLAEISPYAYSPKVAEKILHLKLLKIDEAEITLKKTAEYLTSYESSNAIPFSEYEDIEAELKVMHIENFRLENAAFIKIKNLTEQIGKLQKFFPVLAETFPILLEEVLQLDFKKEIVDKIDKVFNRFGEVKSEASPILKSLRTEIQHAKKHIQENFSKTLSHLSSTDFLDEIKETVIDDQRVLAVKSGFKKRVPGRVLGVSKTGSITYIQPESVSRHYFKLREAEEEEKKEVDKILRKLTAEIAIFAPELEEYQKYIFDLDITRAKAKFAEKIGGVLPKINRHKTMRLVNAFHPLLLLRNREEKKEIYPQTLTLTEHNRILCISGPNAGGKSITLKTVGLLQLMIQSGILVPVHPKSEMFFFEKIRTDIGDNQSIENHLSTYSSRLKKMSGIIREADDKTLLLIDEFGTGSDPELGGALAESFLEFFYEKKSFAIITTHYTNIKLVVEQLPNATNAAMLFDEYSLEPLYKLEVGQAGSSFTFEVAEKNRIPRFIIKNARSKVEKDVVNLDKTIVKLQQEKFEVEKLKSNLVEQKESVEDKRENLQKLNEQLQQKLYNFQRLYEEEHRKLQFGNKIEAFIDGYLKGKSRKDIVKDFVKILEQEKFRKLGSDKAESEKLKVTKRKVEQQLKKENIQVQIAETNQKLEEKTQKERAVWMKVGQRVRIAGSTSVGTIETIHKNGKVTVNYGLFKTQISQDELERI